In Jannaschia sp. W003, the genomic stretch CATGGGGGAACCTCCGGCGGAGCGCTGCGCCGCACGCGTGGGTGGGCCGGGCGGCACGGCGCCGCCCGGCTATGGGCTTGGATCAGTCGCGCGGGCGCGGCAGGTAGATCGTGTTGCCCCAGGTCTTGTAGCCCTCACGGTACTCCTGGAGGTCGTCCCAGACCTCCTTGAAGAACGCGTCCTCCTCGGCCAGCTCCATGGCGACCTCGTTCCAGGTCTCCTCGAAGGTGGCGAGGATCTCGGGCGACCACGTCTTGATGGTCACGCCGTTCTGCTCGACGTTCTCCTTCATGGCCGTGAAGTTGGTGGCCTCACCCTCGGCGAAGTTGGTGGTGATGTTGGCGAGGCAGGCGACCTCGATCTGCTTCTGGGCGCGCTCGTCCAGCTCCTCCCAGCGGTCCTTGTTGACCAGCAGCTCGAACAGCGTGGCGGGCTGGTGCCAGCCGGGGAAGTAGTTGAACTTCGCGATGTTGTGGAAGCCCAGACGCGCGTCGATGCGGGGCATCGAGAACTCGGTCGCGTCGATGGCGCCGCGCTCGAGGGCCGGGAAGATGTCGCCGCCCGCGAGCAGCGAGGTCGACACGCCCAGCTTCTGCATGACTTCGGCGCCGAGGCCGAAGAAGCGCATGTTCAGGCCTTCCAGGTCCGCGAGCGAGTTAATCTCGTTCTTGAACCAGCCCGAGGTCTCGGGCGCGATGATCCCGCAGGGCAGGACGTGCACGTTGTAGCCGTTCTCGTCGTACATGCGCTGGAACAGCTCGGCGCCGTCGTCGTAGAGCATCCAGCCCAGGAACTCGCCGGCCTCGGGGCCGAAGGGCACGGCCGCGAACAGCGAGGCGGCGGTGATCTTGCCCTGCCAGTAGCCGGAGGTGGTGTAGGCGGCGTCGACCGAGCCGTTCGACACCGCATCCAGCGCCTCGAGGGTCGGGACGAGCTCGCCCGGATCGAACTGCTCGAACTCGACCTCCTCGGAGATCGAGTTGATCTTGTTCACGAAGTCCACGCCGGCGGTTCCGAGGATGGGAAGGTTCCTGCCGAAGGCCGAGGTCATCTCGAACATCTCCTGTGCCTGCGCGCCGGTGGCGACGAGGGCGGCGGCGGAGCCGAGGGCGATTGCCTTGAGTGTCATGCGGTTCGTTCTCCCTGATTGGTCGTCATCGCTGGCCCGGAGGCCTCGCAGCGCGCTCTCCCGGCACGCTTGGTAAGGTTTCCTTACCGATTCACCCCTGTTCCTGCCAAGCCGATTCTTGACGAAACTTTATGTCGCCCCGGAGGGGAACGGCGAAGGCTTGTGAGGCCCGCGGTCCAGCTGCCACGTCTCGGGGGCGTTCTCGTGGGCAGGGAACAACGATCGGACCAGCGGGTCGTGCCCCGGCACGATCAGCTCCGGACGCGATGCGAGGCGGCGCAGGGTGTCGAAGCCGGCCAGCATGTCGGCCACGTCCACCACGATCGGGAAGGGCTTATGCAGGGCGACGTTCTCGTAGAAGTGCGTCGCATCGGACGCCAGCACCAGCCAGCCCGCCTCGGTGCGCACCCGCACCGCCTGCAGTCCCCGCGAGTGGCCGCCGATGCGGTGCACGGTCACGCCCTCGGCCACCTCGGCGTCGCCGTCGTGGAACCGAACCTGCCCCGCGAAGAGCCGACGCACCGCCTCGCAGACGTGGTCGCCGGTGAACGGCATCCGCAGGGCGTCGTGGCACATGCAGGGGCCGGTGGCGTAGGCCATCTCGGTCACCTGGAGGTGGATCGCGGCGTTCGGGAACAGGTGCAGCCCGCCGGCGTGGTCGTAGTGCAGGTGCGTGCAGATCACCGTCCGCACGTCCTCGGCAGCGAGGCCGAAGGGGGCCAGCGCCTCGCGCGGGTCACGCAGGATCGGGCGGCCCCGCGCGCCTGCTTCGGCGGCGTCGTAGCCGGTGTCCACGAGGATCGTCTCCTCGCCCCGCCGGAGGAGCCACAGGAAGTAGTCGATGTCGTGGGGCGCGGCGTGGTCGTCGTCGAAGATGAAGCTGTCGGCGCGGGTGCGGCCCGCCCGCTCGCCGTAGCGCAGGGCGAAGACCTCCCAGGTCACGGGCCGACCTCGGCCCATGTCTCGACCCGCTTCGACGCCACCAGCGGCGCGGCCACCTCCGCGAAGCGCGCGTAGTGGTCCGTCCCGCGATGGGCGTCGAAGGCGGCCTCGTCGCGGTACAGCTCCCACAGGAACACCGTATCGGGACGCTCCGGGTCGGTCGCCACGTCGAAGCGCAGGCACCCCGGCTCCTCGCGCGAGGCCCGGGCGTTCTCCCGCATCAGTGGGAGAAAGCGCGGCATGCCTCCCTCGGCGACGGCGAACGTGACGGTCACGGCGAACATCTTTCCCTCCCGGTGGCCCCGGTGCAGGGTGCGCGCGGGGGGGACGCATGGGCAAGCGCTATCGCATCGCGGTGTTCGAGGGCGACGGGATCGGCCCCGAGATCACTGCCCCGACGCTCCGCCTCCTGCGCGGGCTCGGCCACGACTTCCGGTTCGAGCCCTGCGCGGCGGGGGCGGCGAGCTATCTCGCCGAGGGCACCGACCTGCCGGACCGCTCGCTGCAGACGGCGCGCGAGGCGGACGCGATCCTGCTCTCGGCGCTGGGCGACCCGGCGGTGCGCCGGGCCGACGGCACCGAGATGACGCCGCAGATCGACATCCGCATCGCGCTCGGCCTCTACGCGGGCGTGCGCCCCGTGCGGATCGTGCCCGGCATGCCCTCGCCCCTGCGTCTGCCCGAGGGGCGGCGGGTGGACTTCGTGCTCGTGCGCGAGTCGACCGAGGGGCTGTTCCACACGCAAGGGACGGGCCGCGTCGAGGCGGACATGGCAGGGGAGACGCTGCGCATCACCCGCGCCACCACCGAGAAGGTCTGCCGCTTCGCCTTCGCGCTGGGCGAGGAGCGGCGCGCCGCGGGGCGGGGGACGGGCCGCGTGACCTCGGTGGACAAGGCCAACGTGTTCCGCGCCTTCGCCTTCTGGCGCGCGATCTTCGACGAGGTGGCGGTGGCGCACCCTACGCTGCGGGCCGATCACGCCTACGTCGACGCAATGGCCCTCTGGATGGTCACCAAGCCCTGGGAGTGGGACGTGATGGTCACCGAGAACATGTTCGGCGACATCCTGTCCGACCTCGGCGCGGGGCTGATGGGCGGGCTCGGCGTGGCGCCCTCGGCCGACATCGGCGACGACCATGCGGTGTTCCAGCCCTGCCACGGCTCCGCCCCCGACATCGCCGGGCGCGGCATCGCCAACCCGTTCGCCATGATCCTGTCGGCGGGCATGATGCTGGACTGGCTGGGCCGCCGCCATGGCGATGCCGCGCTCGTCGCCGACGCCGCGCGGATCGAGGCCGCCGTGGACGCCTGCCTCGCTGCCGGCGAGACCACGGGCGACCTCGGCGGCCCGCTCGGGACCGAGGCCGCCGCCGACGCGGTGATGGCGCGGCTGTGACCCTGCGCGTCGGGCTCCTCGGGCTGGGCTACTTCGCGCAGTTCCACCGCGAGGCCTGGGGGCGGATCGAGGGCGCGACACTAACGGCGACCGCCGATGCCGACCCCGCGCGCGGCGCCAACCACCCGACGCTCGCCGGCCTGCTGGAGACGGCACCCGACGTCGTCGACATCGCCACGCCGCCCGACACCCACGCGGTGGCGATCCGCGAGGCCCTGCGGGCCCGCCCCCGCCTCGTCATCTGTCAAAAGCCGTTCTGTACCTCGCTGGAGGAGGCCGCAGCCGTTACCGCCGAAGCCGAGGCGGCAAGCATCCCCCTCGCGGTGCACGAGAACTTCCGCTTCCAGCCCTGGTTCCGCGCCCTGCGCGCCGCGCTGGATGCGGGCCGCATCGGACGCCCCTTGCAGATCACCATGCGCCTGCGCCCGGGCGATGGGCGCGAACCAGACGCCTACCGGGCGCGCCAGCCCTACTTCCGCACCATGCCGCGCTTCCTGCTGCACGAGACCGGCGTCCACTACCTCGACACCTTCCGCTACCTCGCCGGCGAGCCGGACGGGGTCTACGCCGACCTGCGCCGTCTGAACCCTGCGATCCGAGGCGAGGATGCAGGTCTGGTGATCCTCGACCACCGGAACGGTCTGCGCTGCGTGCTCGACGGCAACCGGCTGGTGGACCACGCCTCGGACGACCCCCGCCTCACCTTCGGCGAGGCGATGGCCGAGGGCGACGCGGCCACGATCCACCTCACGGGCGACGGCCGCCTCGCGCTGCGCCGTCACGGCGAGATCGAGGAGGAGACGCTGCTCGCCCCTCGCGCATGGCCGGGCTTCGCGGGCGACAGCGTCCACGCGTTCCAGTCGCACCTCGTCGCGCACCTGCGGGACGGCGCCCGGCTGGAGACGGACGCGCGAGGCTACCTGCGCAACCTCGCCTTGCTGGAGGCCTGTTACGCCTCGAACGACGCGAAGGCGCGATTGCCGGTATAACGTCCGGTTTTCCGACATTTCCCCGCCGGTGCCGCACGCGGTTCACGTGCTGTTCACAACCGTCCCCCACCCATGCCCCGATCAGCGAGAGGTGCGGTAATGAGTGACGATCTTGTGGCGGACGTGATCGAGGTGATGCGGACGCGCCCGGAGGAGATGCGGATGGCGATCCACGCGCTCGCCGAACGCGATCCGGACCGTCCCGCGGCGGATCTCGCGGCCGCGCTTCTCGGCGCCGCGGAGGCCGTGGACCACACGCTCGAGAAGGAGGGGGGACCGACCGGCGAAGCGCTCGCCCTGCGCCGCATGGCCGGGCTTCTGAGGGAGGACATCGCCCAGTTGGCCGAGGCGAGCGGACCGCCCTCCCTCGCGCAGCTTCTGCGCTGGTGGCGCTCCGAGGACGACCTGTTCCGCCGACTCTAGCGCCCCGCGGCTGCCTCGCGGATCGCGCGGATCGCCGCGCCGTAGCCCTCGGGCGCGTCGGCGCTGCCCTTGCCGAACACCGCCGAGCCGGCCACTAGCACGTCCGCCCCGGCCGCGGCCACCGCACCCGCTGTCGAGGGGTCCACCCCGCCATCCACCTCCAAATGCACCGGACGGTCACCGATCGCGGCGCGGATCGCGGCGATCTTGCCGAGCTGCCCGTGGAGGAACCGCTGGCCGCCGAAGCCGGGGTTCACGGTCATCACGACCACGAGGTCCACGTCGTCCAGCAGCGGCAGCACCGCCTCCGCGGGCGTGCCGGGGTTCAGCGCGACCCCGGCCTTCATGCCCGCGCCCCGGATCGCCTGCATCGTACGGTGCACGTGGGGGCCGGCCTCGACATGCGCCGACAGGTAGTCCGCGCCCGCGTCCGCGAAGGCCTCGATGTAGGGATCGACCGGCGCGATCATCAGGTGCACGTCCATGACCCCGCCAATGTGCGGCCGCAGCGCCTTTGCCACCGCGGGGCCGAAACTGATGTTCGGCACGAAATGCCCGTCCATCACGTCCACGTGGATCCAGTCGGCGCCCTGCGCCTCGGCGGCCCGGCATTCGGCGCCGAAGCAGGCGAAGTCGGCGGCGAGGATCGAGGGGGCGATCTTGACGGGGCGGTCGGACATCGGGGGGCTCCTTTCGGGGCGCCCTACTCCACCGCGCCCTGCCGATAAAGCCCCGCCTCGGTCATCACGCCCGTAAGCCGCACGTCGGTCGCCTCGCGCGGGACCTGCACCATGCGCTGTGCCTCCACGGCGAGCCCGAAGGCCGGCGCGTCGCCGAGGCCCGGCAGCGTGCGGTCGTAGAAGCCGCCACCGTAGCCCAGCCGGTTGCATCCCGCGTCGAAGCCCAGCAGCGGCACGATCAGGATCTGCGGCACGCGCCAGCCGCCCTCGGTGGGGACCGGCACGCCGAAGGTTCCCGTCTCGGTGGGGCATCCGGGCCACCACTGGCGGAACCGCAGCGGCGCGCCCTTCGCGGTCACCACGGGCACGCAGATGGTGTTGTCGCGCGCAAGCACGCGCATGCACTGCAGCGGGCTGACCTCGGAGCCGATGGGAAGGTAGCCTGCGATGGTACGGCCGCGCAGCTCGCGCAGCATGGCGTAGAGACGCACCGCCGCCGCCGCCCGCTGTCGCGGTCCGACCCCTTCGCGCGCGGCCGCGCAGTGAGCCCGCGCTTGCGCCTTCGCCTCGTGCAGATTAGCCCCCTCGCCCATGCCTTCCCTCGATCACATCGCCGTCGCCGCCGCAACGACGGAAGAGGGGGCGGTGCACCTCGCCGCCTCGCTCGGCCTGCCCCCGGGGCCCGGCGGGCGCCACGCTGTCATGGGCACGCACAACCGTCTCCTCGGGCTCGAGGACGGGCTTTACGTCGAGGCGATCGCGCCCGATCCCGAGGCCGCGCCGCCTGGCCGCGCGCGCTGGTTCGCGCTCGACGACTTCGAAGGGCAGCCCCGGCTCTCGAACTGGGTGCTGCGCTGCGAGGACCTGGAGTTGGTCGTCGCCGCGAACCCCGACGCCGGGCGCATCCTCGCGCTGGAGCGCGGCCCCTTCCGCTGGCGCATGGCGGTGCCGGACGACGGGCGCCTGCCTTTCGGGGGCTGCTTTCCCGCGCTGATGCAGTGGGACACCGCGCCGCCCGCCCTGCCCTCGTCGGGCCTGCGGCTCGAACGGCTGATCCTGCGCCACCCCGAGGCCGACGCCTTGCGCACGCGCCTGGGCGCCCTCGTCTCCGACCCCCGCATCACGGTCGAGCCCGGCCCCGCCGCCGCGCTCGCGGCCCGCTTCGCGACGCCCGATGGCCCCCGCGACCTTCTCTAGGGCGCCCTCGGCGGAGCGCATCGCCGCGCTCGCCGAATCGGCCCGCGCCGCGTTTCCCGCCCCCTTCGCCGCGCTCGCGCGCGAGGTTCGGCTGGAGGTGCACGAGTGGCCCGCCGAGGACGTGCTGGAGGAGCTGGACATCGAGGACCCCTACGACCTGACGGGCGTCTACGAGGGCGTGTCGCTCACCGAACGCAGCGCCGACTGGCCCGACCCGCCCTCGGCGGTGCTGCTGTTCCGCCGTCCGATCCTCGACGAGTGGATCGACCGCGGCGACGTCACGCTGGCGGAGCTGGTCAGCCACGTCACGGTGCACGAGTTCGCCCACCACTTCGGATGGAGCGACGACGACATCGCGAAGATCGACCGCTGGTGGGAGTAGCATAAAAACGTGATCGGGCGCCCCGAGGGGCGCCCGATCAAGCGGCGTGGCCGACGTTCAGGCGGCGCGGGCCGAGAGGATCTCGTCCACGGCGGCGAGCGCGCGCGCCTCGTCCATGTCGTTCACGGCGGCAAGCTCGCGGGTCAGGCGATCGAGCGCGGCCTCGTAGAGCTGGCGCTCAGAATAGCTCTGCTCGCGCTGCTCGTCGTTGCGGTGCAGGTCGCGCACCACCTCGGCGATGGCGATCAGGTCGCCCGAGTTGATCTTCGCCTCGTATTCCTGGGCCCGGCGCGACCACATGGCCCGCTTCACCTTGGCCTTGCCCCGCAGCGTCGTCATGGCCTTCGTCACCACGTCGGGCGAGGAGAGCGAGCGCATGCCCACGTCGGTCGCCTTGTTCGTCGGCACCCGAAGGGTCATCTTGTCCTTCACGAAGGTAATCACGAACATCTCGAGCTCGAAGCCCGCCACCTCCTGCTTCTCGATCGAGACGATCTGTCCGACACCGTGGGCGGGATACACGACGTAGTCGTCGGGGTGGAATTCGGACTTCTTGGACATTCGGGGCCTCTTGGTTTCGCGGCGCGTCGCAGGGGCCCGTCCGGGCCGCGCGGCGAAACCTCATCGCTGCCCCGCCGATCGGCGGGCGCCGGTTTCCTCGCGCCGTCTGTATCGGCCCCTTGGGTGAGTGCTCCCGGGGCCCGTGAGTGTTGCTCCGACCACGGCCGGATTCCGTCATTCATATCAGAAAAACGGGATTCGAGAAAGCGTCACCACCGCTGACATATCGCCAATTCGCAAGTTACCTGACGTAACCATCGCCGGGCCGGAAAGGTTTCATCCCCCCTCGCCGGGCGCCTCCGAGAACAGCTCCATCTTGCCGTCCTTGCCGTCCATCGCCTCGGCCTCGGGCAGCGGATCCTTCTTGGTGATGATGACCGGCCAGGCCTCGGAGTACTTGCGGTTGAACTCCACCCACTTCTCCATGTCCGGCTCGGTGTCGGGCCGGATCGCGTCCGCGGGGCACTCGGGCTCGCACACGCCGCAGTCGATGCACTCGTCGGGGTGGATCACCAGCATGTTCTCGCCCTCGTAGAAGCAGTCCACGGGGCAGACCTCGACGCAGTCGGTGTACTTGCAGGCGATGCAGTTGTCGGTGACGACGTAGGTCATGGGGCGTTCCTCGCGTGTGCGCGGCCCACCTAGTCCCGCCCCCCGGGAGGTTCAAGCGAGGGCTGGCGGTCCGCGTCGAGACGCCGCCGCTCGCGTCCCGTGGGACGCGGTCCGGCGCGGGGCACCGGCGCGGGCGAATGGTCGACGAACAGCGCCTGCGCCTCCTCGGCCGGCCCGCGCCGGGTGCCGAGCGCGGCCACCTCCACCACGCGCACCTGGCGGCCCTGCGAGAACGTCAGCGTGTCGCCCGGTCCCACGGCGTGGCTGCTCTTCTCGATCCGCGCGCCGTTCACGCGCACGCCGCCCTCGCCCACCATGCGGGCGGCGAGGGAGCGCGTCTTGAAGAACCGCGCGTGCCACAGCCACTTGTCGACGCGCAGCCGCGACACCGTCGTCAGCGGTCCTTCAGCGCCGCCAGCGCGGCGAAGGGGTTGTCGGGGTCGATGCGCGCGGGCTTGCGCTCGGGCCGGGCCTCGAAGGCGCGCGGGCCGGCGGGCTTCGCATCGCGGCGGGGGCCGCCCTTGCCGCGCGGCTTGCCGCCTTCCTTGCGCCCGCCGCCGGCTTTGGCCGCGCTGCGCTCCGCGCCCTCGGGCCGGCCGCGCCCGCCCTCGCGGCGGTTGCCGCGCGCGGGCCGCTTCGGCGCCCAGGCGAAGGTGTAGAAGACCTCGGTCTCCGCGGGTTCGGCAGCGGCGTCCGCGACCGCGCCTTCGCCCTCAGCTTCGGCTAGCGCGTCCGCCTCGGCGCCCTCAGCCCGCATCTCGGCGGGCGGCTCCTCCACGGGCGTCTCCTGGGGCACGTCCGGGGGCGTCTCGGCGGGCGGGGCCTCGGCGGGCCGCTCCTGCGGCACGTCGCCCGGGGCCTCCTGCGGCGGGGCGGGGGGCGTCTCGGTGGGCACGTCGCCCGGCACGCCCGGCGGCGGCGCGGCCGGCTCCGGCATGCCCGGCTGGTCGGGCACCTGCGCCTGCGCCGCGGGCTTCGCCTTGGGTCGCTCGCCGCGCTCCGCGTTGTAGCCCAGCCCCTCCATCAGCCCCGCAAACTGCTCCAGCGTCATGCCCGTGATCGAGAGCATGTCGGCGGAGGCCTCGAAGCCGCCGCGGGTGTCGGCCTGGCGGATCATGTCGGCCAGCCGCTCCAGCATGTCGATGCGGATCGCGCGGGCGCCGGCGTCGCGGTAGCCGGCCATGGCGTAGTAGCCCGCGGGCGCGCCCTTGGCCTCGGGCACGGTCACGAGGCCCGGCGGCGGCGCCTCGGGAAACTCCTCGAGCCCCTCCCACAACGACCAGAGCACCAGCCGCAGGCGCGTCGGCGCGGGCTTCAGCAGCGCGGGCAGGAACACCGTGAACTGGCCGAAGCGCACGCCGTGGCGGCGAAGCTGCGCGCGCGCCTCCTGGTCCAGCTCTCGCACCTCCTGCGAGACCTGCGCGCGGGGCAGCACCCCGAACGCTTCTCGCAGGCGGAACGCGAAGCCGCGGGCGAGGCCGGTCAGTGCCTCGTCGCGCTCCATGGCGACCAGCGGCTCGAAGGCGGCGGCCAGCTTGCGGTCCACGAAGTGCTGGAGCCGGCGGCGCACCTTCTCGGCGACCTCCGGGCCGGCCTCGTCGTCCACGAAGGCGACCACGCCGGGCTTGAGCGGCTCGGCGCCCTTGGCGATGCGGCCCACGGCGTCGGAGCCCCACATGAGGCCGCCCTGCTCCGTGAAGTCCATCTCCGTGTCGGGGGCGTTGTAGAAGCGGTCCGCGCGCAGGTGCAGCTCGGGCCGCAACGCGGCCTCGGCGGCCTGGCGCACGGTCTTCGCCTCGTCGGGCGTGGCGGCCTTGGTCTGCTGGAACCGGAAGCCCTCGAGCCGCCCAAGCGCCTCGCCCTCCACCGTGACGGTGCCGTCCTTGCTGATCTCGGCCACGAGGCCCTCCTTCATCTTCAACCGCTTGAGGAGCACGCTGGTCCTGCGGTCCACGAACCGGGCCATCAGCGCCCGGTGGAGCGCATCCGACAGCCGGTCCTCTACAGCGCGGGTCGCCTCGCGCCAATGGGCATCGTTCTCGACCCAGCCCTTGCGCTGGGCGACGTAGGTCCAGGTGCGAATGTAGGCCAGCCGTTTCGACAGCGTGTCGATCTCGCCCTGCGTCCGGTCGATGCGCTTCACCTGCCGGGCGAACCAGTCCTCGGGCACGCGCCCCCGCTCGTGGAGGAAGTCGTAGATCCGCGCGAGCAGGTTGGTGTGCTCGCCGTGGCTGATGCCCTGGAAGTCGGGGATGCGGCACACGTCCCACAGCAGGCGCACGTCGCGCGCGTGGCCGAGCCGCGCGCGCACCCCCTCGAAGTCGGTAAGCGTGCGGAACGCGGCGAGGTCGTCAGCCTCGCGCCCCCGCTGGAGCATCTCGTCGGGCGCCGGCGCCTCCAGCGAGCGGATCAGCGCGTCGGGCGTGCCGAACTCCAGCCGGTCGGAGCGCCAGGTCAGGCGCTCGATGGGCTTGAAGCGGTGCTCGCAGATCGCCTCGGCCACGTCCTCGTCGAGCGCGGACGCCTCGCCCGTGACGCCGAAGGTGCCCGGCTCGGTGTAGCGCCCCGCCCGCCCGGCGATCTGCGCCAGCTCGTGCGGCATGAGGGGCCGCATCCGGCGTCCGTCGAACTTCGAGGTGGCCGAGAAGGCGACGTGGCGGATGTCGAGGTTCAGCCCCATGCCGATGGCGTCGGTAGCGACCAGGTAGTCCACGTCGCCGTTCTGGTACATCGCCACCTGCGCGTTGCGGGTGCGGGGGGAAAGCGCGCCCATCACCACGGCGGCCCCGCCCTTCTGGCGGCGCAAAAGCTCAGCGATGGCGTAGACGTTGTCGACCGAGAAGCCGACGATCGCGGTGCGCCCCGGCATGCGGCTGATCTTGCGCGGCCCGGTGTAAGTGAGCTCCGAGAACCGCTCGCGCCGGATGAACTCCGCCTCCGGCACCAGATGCCGGATCGCCGGGCGCATGGTGTCCGAGCCCATGAACAGCGTCTCGTGCAGCCCGCGCATGTTTAGCAGGCGATCCGTGAACACGTGCCCTCGGTCCGGGTCGGCGCAGAGTTGGATCTCGTCGACGGCAGCGAAGTCCGTGCCGAGGCCTTGCGGCATCGCCTCCACTGTGCAGACCCAGTAGGCGGCGCGAGGCGGCACGATCCTCTCTTCGCCGGTGACGAGCGCTACCACGGATGGGCCGCGCGCGGCGACGATGCGGTCGTACACTTCTCTTGCCAGAAGGCGCAGCGGGAGGCCGATCACCCCCGTGCGGTGCGCGAGCATCCGTTCGAGGGCATAGTGCGTCTTGCCGGTGTTGGTCGGCCCGAGGACCGCCGCGATGCGTGCCAAATCAGAGCGTCCGCCCGCCGGTCTCGAGCTCCAGCCGCTCCACGGCGCCGGCCACGTTCTCCTCGGCGGGATAGAGCTCCTCGGCCCGGCGGAAGGCCCGCAGGGCCGCGTCCTTACGGTCCATGCGGTCGAGCATGATCCCGAGGCCCGCCCAGGCGCCGAAGTGCCGCGGCTGGAGGATCAGCGCCTGCTCAATGTCCGTCAGCGCGGCGCCGTACTGCTCCATCATGAAGAACGCCTCGGCCCGCTTGTTCCAGCCCTCCGCGAAGTCCGGCGCGTGGTCGGTCAGCGCGGTCAGGTGCGCGAC encodes the following:
- a CDS encoding TRAP transporter substrate-binding protein; this encodes MTLKAIALGSAAALVATGAQAQEMFEMTSAFGRNLPILGTAGVDFVNKINSISEEVEFEQFDPGELVPTLEALDAVSNGSVDAAYTTSGYWQGKITAASLFAAVPFGPEAGEFLGWMLYDDGAELFQRMYDENGYNVHVLPCGIIAPETSGWFKNEINSLADLEGLNMRFFGLGAEVMQKLGVSTSLLAGGDIFPALERGAIDATEFSMPRIDARLGFHNIAKFNYFPGWHQPATLFELLVNKDRWEELDERAQKQIEVACLANITTNFAEGEATNFTAMKENVEQNGVTIKTWSPEILATFEETWNEVAMELAEEDAFFKEVWDDLQEYREGYKTWGNTIYLPRPRD
- a CDS encoding N-acyl homoserine lactonase family protein, encoding MTWEVFALRYGERAGRTRADSFIFDDDHAAPHDIDYFLWLLRRGEETILVDTGYDAAEAGARGRPILRDPREALAPFGLAAEDVRTVICTHLHYDHAGGLHLFPNAAIHLQVTEMAYATGPCMCHDALRMPFTGDHVCEAVRRLFAGQVRFHDGDAEVAEGVTVHRIGGHSRGLQAVRVRTEAGWLVLASDATHFYENVALHKPFPIVVDVADMLAGFDTLRRLASRPELIVPGHDPLVRSLFPAHENAPETWQLDRGPHKPSPFPSGAT
- a CDS encoding putative quinol monooxygenase, whose amino-acid sequence is MFAVTVTFAVAEGGMPRFLPLMRENARASREEPGCLRFDVATDPERPDTVFLWELYRDEAAFDAHRGTDHYARFAEVAAPLVASKRVETWAEVGP
- a CDS encoding isocitrate/isopropylmalate dehydrogenase family protein, with amino-acid sequence MGKRYRIAVFEGDGIGPEITAPTLRLLRGLGHDFRFEPCAAGAASYLAEGTDLPDRSLQTAREADAILLSALGDPAVRRADGTEMTPQIDIRIALGLYAGVRPVRIVPGMPSPLRLPEGRRVDFVLVRESTEGLFHTQGTGRVEADMAGETLRITRATTEKVCRFAFALGEERRAAGRGTGRVTSVDKANVFRAFAFWRAIFDEVAVAHPTLRADHAYVDAMALWMVTKPWEWDVMVTENMFGDILSDLGAGLMGGLGVAPSADIGDDHAVFQPCHGSAPDIAGRGIANPFAMILSAGMMLDWLGRRHGDAALVADAARIEAAVDACLAAGETTGDLGGPLGTEAAADAVMARL
- a CDS encoding Gfo/Idh/MocA family protein, giving the protein MTLRVGLLGLGYFAQFHREAWGRIEGATLTATADADPARGANHPTLAGLLETAPDVVDIATPPDTHAVAIREALRARPRLVICQKPFCTSLEEAAAVTAEAEAASIPLAVHENFRFQPWFRALRAALDAGRIGRPLQITMRLRPGDGREPDAYRARQPYFRTMPRFLLHETGVHYLDTFRYLAGEPDGVYADLRRLNPAIRGEDAGLVILDHRNGLRCVLDGNRLVDHASDDPRLTFGEAMAEGDAATIHLTGDGRLALRRHGEIEEETLLAPRAWPGFAGDSVHAFQSHLVAHLRDGARLETDARGYLRNLALLEACYASNDAKARLPV
- the rpe gene encoding ribulose-phosphate 3-epimerase yields the protein MSDRPVKIAPSILAADFACFGAECRAAEAQGADWIHVDVMDGHFVPNISFGPAVAKALRPHIGGVMDVHLMIAPVDPYIEAFADAGADYLSAHVEAGPHVHRTMQAIRGAGMKAGVALNPGTPAEAVLPLLDDVDLVVVMTVNPGFGGQRFLHGQLGKIAAIRAAIGDRPVHLEVDGGVDPSTAGAVAAAGADVLVAGSAVFGKGSADAPEGYGAAIRAIREAAAGR
- a CDS encoding 5-formyltetrahydrofolate cyclo-ligase; translated protein: MGEGANLHEAKAQARAHCAAAREGVGPRQRAAAAVRLYAMLRELRGRTIAGYLPIGSEVSPLQCMRVLARDNTICVPVVTAKGAPLRFRQWWPGCPTETGTFGVPVPTEGGWRVPQILIVPLLGFDAGCNRLGYGGGFYDRTLPGLGDAPAFGLAVEAQRMVQVPREATDVRLTGVMTEAGLYRQGAVE
- a CDS encoding VOC family protein — its product is MPSLDHIAVAAATTEEGAVHLAASLGLPPGPGGRHAVMGTHNRLLGLEDGLYVEAIAPDPEAAPPGRARWFALDDFEGQPRLSNWVLRCEDLELVVAANPDAGRILALERGPFRWRMAVPDDGRLPFGGCFPALMQWDTAPPALPSSGLRLERLILRHPEADALRTRLGALVSDPRITVEPGPAAALAARFATPDGPRDLL
- a CDS encoding metallopeptidase family protein, producing MAPATFSRAPSAERIAALAESARAAFPAPFAALAREVRLEVHEWPAEDVLEELDIEDPYDLTGVYEGVSLTERSADWPDPPSAVLLFRRPILDEWIDRGDVTLAELVSHVTVHEFAHHFGWSDDDIAKIDRWWE
- a CDS encoding CarD family transcriptional regulator, encoding MSKKSEFHPDDYVVYPAHGVGQIVSIEKQEVAGFELEMFVITFVKDKMTLRVPTNKATDVGMRSLSSPDVVTKAMTTLRGKAKVKRAMWSRRAQEYEAKINSGDLIAIAEVVRDLHRNDEQREQSYSERQLYEAALDRLTRELAAVNDMDEARALAAVDEILSARAA
- the fdxA gene encoding ferredoxin FdxA: MTYVVTDNCIACKYTDCVEVCPVDCFYEGENMLVIHPDECIDCGVCEPECPADAIRPDTEPDMEKWVEFNRKYSEAWPVIITKKDPLPEAEAMDGKDGKMELFSEAPGEGG
- a CDS encoding RNA-binding S4 domain-containing protein, with protein sequence MRVDKWLWHARFFKTRSLAARMVGEGGVRVNGARIEKSSHAVGPGDTLTFSQGRQVRVVEVAALGTRRGPAEEAQALFVDHSPAPVPRAGPRPTGRERRRLDADRQPSLEPPGGRD